The Drosophila gunungcola strain Sukarami chromosome 3L unlocalized genomic scaffold, Dgunungcola_SK_2 000003F, whole genome shotgun sequence genome contains a region encoding:
- the LOC128258167 gene encoding uncharacterized protein LOC128258167 isoform X2 gives MSESGGYQKMPPGWDCKYDQTTGNCYYINYLTKAMQLEDPRGRSYRQLQNERCSTESIALQLVNQPPQTSHNSSPYHVHPSNNLTAIRAFQERQQPTLHNVSTSPLLSASSRGHLEMSSPLPFQRARLGPNLSRRSTIQETSFTTQAETDAVVTKIQNMFPTAGENHIRLLLKRYYNSEAVVISALQVEKHPVTMPGPFVTPPSQRHLFHSSSAFYMTPPARRPDTVASRRTSRTASPLPGGRFGSLVSVQSGVPGGLGGPPGHQVALPPGSAVPPALHGSPLWRSSPRPHSSPKMKLRYMKNIFPKADEELLLDILANADNNVQFASEKLISLGYTKREMQQPHRPNNRPPDLNQDQQAAGDQGTVHIPLRPKEYTEEEKTKMQSLLKEKYPQIAERIILMALESVSYAEDRATQILQIVQDEDEQRAHKQTASNPKHLELTKTTGTEQVDGVAGDSLLTVVEPATSSASAYASKTKPLHKRHILPSINVTTPSTFTTQIILAQATPTPTPTPTMEEKLETHLSSISSASSSHSYASPAQSPRIGQKSYERLTTKGILAKSGYNHYGHYGDTNNYSIDGYLHGSSNASSYSSYSASMTSSSLASSAQSNSSSIARRPAFESRARTKTDSLKHRQHSSVFGNSHNSESAEFQSIIERMASMGPNSQLSKGADENLLLADYVTWNGPNTKLLQKQATQGPDASLLADRSYKPRGGNSDLCKGAQSGLAKGSIYAQGSNKSPNIKCN, from the exons ATGAGCGAGTCCGGTGGCTATCAGAAAATGCCGCCCGGCTGGGACTGCAAATACGATCAGACAACTGGAAATTG CTATTACATAAACTATCTGACGAAGGCCATGCAGCTGGAGGATCCGCGCGGACGCAGTTACAGGCAGCTGCAGAACGAGCGCTGCTCCACGGAGTCGATAGCCTTGCAG TTAGTCAATCAGCCGCCGCAGACGTCGCACAACAGCTCGCCGTACCACGTCCATCCCAGCAACAACTTGACCGCGATTCGGGCCTTCCAAGAGCGCCAGCAGCCCACGCTGCACAACGTCTCGACCAGTCCACTATTGTCGGCCTCCTCCAGGGGACACTTG GAAATGTCTTCACCCCTACCCTTTCAACGAGCTCGCCTGGGTCCGAATCTCTCGCGGCGCTCCACCATCCAGGAGACCTCGTTCACCACCCAAGCGGAAACGGATGCGGTGGTGACCAAGATCCAGAACATGTTCCCCACCGCTGGCGAGAATCATATACGCCTGCTGCTCAAACG CTACTATAACAGCGAGGCCGTCGTCATCAGTGCCCTGCAGGTGGAGAAGCACCCGGTGACCATGCCGGGTCCCTTCGTGACGCCACCCTCGCAGCGGCACCTCTTCCACAGCAGCTCCGCCTTCTACATGACCCCACCGGCGCGTCGTCCGGACACGGTGGCTAGTCGGCGCACCTCGCGCACGGCCAGTCCCTTGCCCGGCGGACGCTTCGGTAGTCTCGTGAGCGTGCAGAGCGGTGTTCCTGGTGGTCTTGGTGGTCCCCCCGGCCACCAGGTGGCCCTTCCCCCGGGATCAGCTGTTCCGCCGGCTCTGCACGGATCGCCACTGTGGCGTAGCTCGCCCAGACCACACTCGTCGCCCAAGATGAAACTGAG ATACATGAAGAACATATTTCCCAAGGCGGATGAGGAGCTGCTCCTGGACATCCTGGCCAATGCGGACAACAATGTGCAGTTTGCCTCGGAGAAGTTGATTTCCTTGGGCTACACAAAGCGGGAGATGCAGCAGCCACATAGACCGAACAATCGTCCGCCGGACTTGAATCAAGATCAGCAGGCAGCCGGAGATCAGGGCACTGTTCACATTCCGCTGAGGCCCAAGGAGTACACTGAGGAGGAGAAGACCAAAA TGCAATCTCTGCTCAAGGAGAAGTATCCACAAATTGCCGAGCGCATAATACTGATGGCCTTGGAGTCGGTGAGCTATGCCGAGGATCGGGCCACCCAGATCCTGCAGATAGTGCAGGACGAGGATGAGCAGAGGGCCCACAAGCAGACCGCTTCGAATCCCAAACACCTGGAGCTGACCAAGACCACGGGAACCGAACAGGTGGATGGCGTCGCCGGAGACAG CCTGCTCACTGTGGTGGAGCCCGCCAcctcatccgcatccgcatatGCATCCAAAACGAAGCCACTGCACAAGCGACACATACTGCCATCGATCAATGTCACCACACCATCGACGTTCACCACTCAGATCATTTTGGCCcaggccacgcccacgcccacgcccacgcccacaaTGGAGGAGAAGCTGGAGACGCATCTGTCATCCATATCGAGTGCATCCTCATCGCATTCATATGCCTCACCCGCACAATCACCCCGCATCGGGCAGAAAAGCTACGAGCGCCTGACCACCAAGGGCATCCTGGCCAAGAGCGGCTATAACCACTATGGCCACTACGGCGATACTAACAACTACAGCATCGACGGCTACCTGCATGGCTCCTCGAACGCTAGCTCCTACTCCTCCTACTCCGCATCAATGACGTCCTCATCGCTGGCCTCGTCGGCCCAGTCCAACTCCTCATCCATCGCGAGGAGGCCAGCATTCGAAAGTCGCGCTCGCACCAAAACCGATTCACTGAA ACATCGCCAGCACTCCTCAGTCTTTGGCAACTCCCACAATTCCGAATCGGCAGAATTTCAATCCATCATCGAACGAATGGCCAGTATGGGACCCAATTCGCAGCTGAGCAAGGGTGCAGATGAAAATCTTTTGCT AGCCGACTATGTCACTTGGAATGGACCCAACACAAAGCTGCTCCAAAAGCAGGCCACCCAAGGACCAGACGCCAGTCTCTTGGCAGATCGGAGCTACAAGCCCAGGGGCGGAAATTCGGATCTCTGCAAAGGAGCCCAGTCCGGATTAGCCAAGGGCAGCATCTACGCCCAAGGCAGCAACAAGAGCCCCAACATCAAGTGCAACTAG
- the LOC128258167 gene encoding uncharacterized protein LOC128258167 isoform X4, translating to MSESGGYQKMPPGWDCKYDQTTGNCYYINYLTKAMQLEDPRGRSYRQLQNERCSTESIALQQLVNQPPQTSHNSSPYHVHPSNNLTAIRAFQERQQPTLHNVSTSPLLSASSRGHLEMSSPLPFQRARLGPNLSRRSTIQETSFTTQAETDAVVTKIQNMFPTAGENHIRLLLKRYYNSEAVVISALQVEKHPVTMPGPFVTPPSQRHLFHSSSAFYMTPPARRPDTVASRRTSRTASPLPGGRFGSLVSVQSGVPGGLGGPPGHQVALPPGSAVPPALHGSPLWRSSPRPHSSPKMKLRYMKNIFPKADEELLLDILANADNNVQFASEKLISLGYTKREMQQPHRPNNRPPDLNQDQQAAGDQGTVHIPLRPKEYTEEEKTKMQSLLKEKYPQIAERIILMALESVSYAEDRATQILQIVQDEDEQRAHKQTASNPKHLELTKTTGTEQVDGVAGDRHRQHSSVFGNSHNSESAEFQSIIERMASMGPNSQLSKGADENLLLADYVTWNGPNTKLLQKQATQGPDASLLADRSYKPRGGNSDLCKGAQSGLAKGSIYAQGSNKSPNIKCN from the exons ATGAGCGAGTCCGGTGGCTATCAGAAAATGCCGCCCGGCTGGGACTGCAAATACGATCAGACAACTGGAAATTG CTATTACATAAACTATCTGACGAAGGCCATGCAGCTGGAGGATCCGCGCGGACGCAGTTACAGGCAGCTGCAGAACGAGCGCTGCTCCACGGAGTCGATAGCCTTGCAG CAGTTAGTCAATCAGCCGCCGCAGACGTCGCACAACAGCTCGCCGTACCACGTCCATCCCAGCAACAACTTGACCGCGATTCGGGCCTTCCAAGAGCGCCAGCAGCCCACGCTGCACAACGTCTCGACCAGTCCACTATTGTCGGCCTCCTCCAGGGGACACTTG GAAATGTCTTCACCCCTACCCTTTCAACGAGCTCGCCTGGGTCCGAATCTCTCGCGGCGCTCCACCATCCAGGAGACCTCGTTCACCACCCAAGCGGAAACGGATGCGGTGGTGACCAAGATCCAGAACATGTTCCCCACCGCTGGCGAGAATCATATACGCCTGCTGCTCAAACG CTACTATAACAGCGAGGCCGTCGTCATCAGTGCCCTGCAGGTGGAGAAGCACCCGGTGACCATGCCGGGTCCCTTCGTGACGCCACCCTCGCAGCGGCACCTCTTCCACAGCAGCTCCGCCTTCTACATGACCCCACCGGCGCGTCGTCCGGACACGGTGGCTAGTCGGCGCACCTCGCGCACGGCCAGTCCCTTGCCCGGCGGACGCTTCGGTAGTCTCGTGAGCGTGCAGAGCGGTGTTCCTGGTGGTCTTGGTGGTCCCCCCGGCCACCAGGTGGCCCTTCCCCCGGGATCAGCTGTTCCGCCGGCTCTGCACGGATCGCCACTGTGGCGTAGCTCGCCCAGACCACACTCGTCGCCCAAGATGAAACTGAG ATACATGAAGAACATATTTCCCAAGGCGGATGAGGAGCTGCTCCTGGACATCCTGGCCAATGCGGACAACAATGTGCAGTTTGCCTCGGAGAAGTTGATTTCCTTGGGCTACACAAAGCGGGAGATGCAGCAGCCACATAGACCGAACAATCGTCCGCCGGACTTGAATCAAGATCAGCAGGCAGCCGGAGATCAGGGCACTGTTCACATTCCGCTGAGGCCCAAGGAGTACACTGAGGAGGAGAAGACCAAAA TGCAATCTCTGCTCAAGGAGAAGTATCCACAAATTGCCGAGCGCATAATACTGATGGCCTTGGAGTCGGTGAGCTATGCCGAGGATCGGGCCACCCAGATCCTGCAGATAGTGCAGGACGAGGATGAGCAGAGGGCCCACAAGCAGACCGCTTCGAATCCCAAACACCTGGAGCTGACCAAGACCACGGGAACCGAACAGGTGGATGGCGTCGCCGGAGACAG ACATCGCCAGCACTCCTCAGTCTTTGGCAACTCCCACAATTCCGAATCGGCAGAATTTCAATCCATCATCGAACGAATGGCCAGTATGGGACCCAATTCGCAGCTGAGCAAGGGTGCAGATGAAAATCTTTTGCT AGCCGACTATGTCACTTGGAATGGACCCAACACAAAGCTGCTCCAAAAGCAGGCCACCCAAGGACCAGACGCCAGTCTCTTGGCAGATCGGAGCTACAAGCCCAGGGGCGGAAATTCGGATCTCTGCAAAGGAGCCCAGTCCGGATTAGCCAAGGGCAGCATCTACGCCCAAGGCAGCAACAAGAGCCCCAACATCAAGTGCAACTAG
- the LOC128258167 gene encoding uncharacterized protein LOC128258167 isoform X3, whose amino-acid sequence MSESGGYQKMPPGWDCKYDQTTGNCYYINYLTKAMQLEDPRGRSYRQLQNERCSTESIALQQLVNQPPQTSHNSSPYHVHPSNNLTAIRAFQERQQPTLHNVSTSPLLSASSRGHLEMSSPLPFQRARLGPNLSRRSTIQETSFTTQAETDAVVTKIQNMFPTAGENHIRLLLKRYMKNIFPKADEELLLDILANADNNVQFASEKLISLGYTKREMQQPHRPNNRPPDLNQDQQAAGDQGTVHIPLRPKEYTEEEKTKMQSLLKEKYPQIAERIILMALESVSYAEDRATQILQIVQDEDEQRAHKQTASNPKHLELTKTTGTEQVDGVAGDSLLTVVEPATSSASAYASKTKPLHKRHILPSINVTTPSTFTTQIILAQATPTPTPTPTMEEKLETHLSSISSASSSHSYASPAQSPRIGQKSYERLTTKGILAKSGYNHYGHYGDTNNYSIDGYLHGSSNASSYSSYSASMTSSSLASSAQSNSSSIARRPAFESRARTKTDSLKHRQHSSVFGNSHNSESAEFQSIIERMASMGPNSQLSKGADENLLLADYVTWNGPNTKLLQKQATQGPDASLLADRSYKPRGGNSDLCKGAQSGLAKGSIYAQGSNKSPNIKCN is encoded by the exons ATGAGCGAGTCCGGTGGCTATCAGAAAATGCCGCCCGGCTGGGACTGCAAATACGATCAGACAACTGGAAATTG CTATTACATAAACTATCTGACGAAGGCCATGCAGCTGGAGGATCCGCGCGGACGCAGTTACAGGCAGCTGCAGAACGAGCGCTGCTCCACGGAGTCGATAGCCTTGCAG CAGTTAGTCAATCAGCCGCCGCAGACGTCGCACAACAGCTCGCCGTACCACGTCCATCCCAGCAACAACTTGACCGCGATTCGGGCCTTCCAAGAGCGCCAGCAGCCCACGCTGCACAACGTCTCGACCAGTCCACTATTGTCGGCCTCCTCCAGGGGACACTTG GAAATGTCTTCACCCCTACCCTTTCAACGAGCTCGCCTGGGTCCGAATCTCTCGCGGCGCTCCACCATCCAGGAGACCTCGTTCACCACCCAAGCGGAAACGGATGCGGTGGTGACCAAGATCCAGAACATGTTCCCCACCGCTGGCGAGAATCATATACGCCTGCTGCTCAAACG ATACATGAAGAACATATTTCCCAAGGCGGATGAGGAGCTGCTCCTGGACATCCTGGCCAATGCGGACAACAATGTGCAGTTTGCCTCGGAGAAGTTGATTTCCTTGGGCTACACAAAGCGGGAGATGCAGCAGCCACATAGACCGAACAATCGTCCGCCGGACTTGAATCAAGATCAGCAGGCAGCCGGAGATCAGGGCACTGTTCACATTCCGCTGAGGCCCAAGGAGTACACTGAGGAGGAGAAGACCAAAA TGCAATCTCTGCTCAAGGAGAAGTATCCACAAATTGCCGAGCGCATAATACTGATGGCCTTGGAGTCGGTGAGCTATGCCGAGGATCGGGCCACCCAGATCCTGCAGATAGTGCAGGACGAGGATGAGCAGAGGGCCCACAAGCAGACCGCTTCGAATCCCAAACACCTGGAGCTGACCAAGACCACGGGAACCGAACAGGTGGATGGCGTCGCCGGAGACAG CCTGCTCACTGTGGTGGAGCCCGCCAcctcatccgcatccgcatatGCATCCAAAACGAAGCCACTGCACAAGCGACACATACTGCCATCGATCAATGTCACCACACCATCGACGTTCACCACTCAGATCATTTTGGCCcaggccacgcccacgcccacgcccacgcccacaaTGGAGGAGAAGCTGGAGACGCATCTGTCATCCATATCGAGTGCATCCTCATCGCATTCATATGCCTCACCCGCACAATCACCCCGCATCGGGCAGAAAAGCTACGAGCGCCTGACCACCAAGGGCATCCTGGCCAAGAGCGGCTATAACCACTATGGCCACTACGGCGATACTAACAACTACAGCATCGACGGCTACCTGCATGGCTCCTCGAACGCTAGCTCCTACTCCTCCTACTCCGCATCAATGACGTCCTCATCGCTGGCCTCGTCGGCCCAGTCCAACTCCTCATCCATCGCGAGGAGGCCAGCATTCGAAAGTCGCGCTCGCACCAAAACCGATTCACTGAA ACATCGCCAGCACTCCTCAGTCTTTGGCAACTCCCACAATTCCGAATCGGCAGAATTTCAATCCATCATCGAACGAATGGCCAGTATGGGACCCAATTCGCAGCTGAGCAAGGGTGCAGATGAAAATCTTTTGCT AGCCGACTATGTCACTTGGAATGGACCCAACACAAAGCTGCTCCAAAAGCAGGCCACCCAAGGACCAGACGCCAGTCTCTTGGCAGATCGGAGCTACAAGCCCAGGGGCGGAAATTCGGATCTCTGCAAAGGAGCCCAGTCCGGATTAGCCAAGGGCAGCATCTACGCCCAAGGCAGCAACAAGAGCCCCAACATCAAGTGCAACTAG
- the LOC128258167 gene encoding uncharacterized protein LOC128258167 isoform X1, with translation MSESGGYQKMPPGWDCKYDQTTGNCYYINYLTKAMQLEDPRGRSYRQLQNERCSTESIALQQLVNQPPQTSHNSSPYHVHPSNNLTAIRAFQERQQPTLHNVSTSPLLSASSRGHLEMSSPLPFQRARLGPNLSRRSTIQETSFTTQAETDAVVTKIQNMFPTAGENHIRLLLKRYYNSEAVVISALQVEKHPVTMPGPFVTPPSQRHLFHSSSAFYMTPPARRPDTVASRRTSRTASPLPGGRFGSLVSVQSGVPGGLGGPPGHQVALPPGSAVPPALHGSPLWRSSPRPHSSPKMKLRYMKNIFPKADEELLLDILANADNNVQFASEKLISLGYTKREMQQPHRPNNRPPDLNQDQQAAGDQGTVHIPLRPKEYTEEEKTKMQSLLKEKYPQIAERIILMALESVSYAEDRATQILQIVQDEDEQRAHKQTASNPKHLELTKTTGTEQVDGVAGDSLLTVVEPATSSASAYASKTKPLHKRHILPSINVTTPSTFTTQIILAQATPTPTPTPTMEEKLETHLSSISSASSSHSYASPAQSPRIGQKSYERLTTKGILAKSGYNHYGHYGDTNNYSIDGYLHGSSNASSYSSYSASMTSSSLASSAQSNSSSIARRPAFESRARTKTDSLKHRQHSSVFGNSHNSESAEFQSIIERMASMGPNSQLSKGADENLLLADYVTWNGPNTKLLQKQATQGPDASLLADRSYKPRGGNSDLCKGAQSGLAKGSIYAQGSNKSPNIKCN, from the exons ATGAGCGAGTCCGGTGGCTATCAGAAAATGCCGCCCGGCTGGGACTGCAAATACGATCAGACAACTGGAAATTG CTATTACATAAACTATCTGACGAAGGCCATGCAGCTGGAGGATCCGCGCGGACGCAGTTACAGGCAGCTGCAGAACGAGCGCTGCTCCACGGAGTCGATAGCCTTGCAG CAGTTAGTCAATCAGCCGCCGCAGACGTCGCACAACAGCTCGCCGTACCACGTCCATCCCAGCAACAACTTGACCGCGATTCGGGCCTTCCAAGAGCGCCAGCAGCCCACGCTGCACAACGTCTCGACCAGTCCACTATTGTCGGCCTCCTCCAGGGGACACTTG GAAATGTCTTCACCCCTACCCTTTCAACGAGCTCGCCTGGGTCCGAATCTCTCGCGGCGCTCCACCATCCAGGAGACCTCGTTCACCACCCAAGCGGAAACGGATGCGGTGGTGACCAAGATCCAGAACATGTTCCCCACCGCTGGCGAGAATCATATACGCCTGCTGCTCAAACG CTACTATAACAGCGAGGCCGTCGTCATCAGTGCCCTGCAGGTGGAGAAGCACCCGGTGACCATGCCGGGTCCCTTCGTGACGCCACCCTCGCAGCGGCACCTCTTCCACAGCAGCTCCGCCTTCTACATGACCCCACCGGCGCGTCGTCCGGACACGGTGGCTAGTCGGCGCACCTCGCGCACGGCCAGTCCCTTGCCCGGCGGACGCTTCGGTAGTCTCGTGAGCGTGCAGAGCGGTGTTCCTGGTGGTCTTGGTGGTCCCCCCGGCCACCAGGTGGCCCTTCCCCCGGGATCAGCTGTTCCGCCGGCTCTGCACGGATCGCCACTGTGGCGTAGCTCGCCCAGACCACACTCGTCGCCCAAGATGAAACTGAG ATACATGAAGAACATATTTCCCAAGGCGGATGAGGAGCTGCTCCTGGACATCCTGGCCAATGCGGACAACAATGTGCAGTTTGCCTCGGAGAAGTTGATTTCCTTGGGCTACACAAAGCGGGAGATGCAGCAGCCACATAGACCGAACAATCGTCCGCCGGACTTGAATCAAGATCAGCAGGCAGCCGGAGATCAGGGCACTGTTCACATTCCGCTGAGGCCCAAGGAGTACACTGAGGAGGAGAAGACCAAAA TGCAATCTCTGCTCAAGGAGAAGTATCCACAAATTGCCGAGCGCATAATACTGATGGCCTTGGAGTCGGTGAGCTATGCCGAGGATCGGGCCACCCAGATCCTGCAGATAGTGCAGGACGAGGATGAGCAGAGGGCCCACAAGCAGACCGCTTCGAATCCCAAACACCTGGAGCTGACCAAGACCACGGGAACCGAACAGGTGGATGGCGTCGCCGGAGACAG CCTGCTCACTGTGGTGGAGCCCGCCAcctcatccgcatccgcatatGCATCCAAAACGAAGCCACTGCACAAGCGACACATACTGCCATCGATCAATGTCACCACACCATCGACGTTCACCACTCAGATCATTTTGGCCcaggccacgcccacgcccacgcccacgcccacaaTGGAGGAGAAGCTGGAGACGCATCTGTCATCCATATCGAGTGCATCCTCATCGCATTCATATGCCTCACCCGCACAATCACCCCGCATCGGGCAGAAAAGCTACGAGCGCCTGACCACCAAGGGCATCCTGGCCAAGAGCGGCTATAACCACTATGGCCACTACGGCGATACTAACAACTACAGCATCGACGGCTACCTGCATGGCTCCTCGAACGCTAGCTCCTACTCCTCCTACTCCGCATCAATGACGTCCTCATCGCTGGCCTCGTCGGCCCAGTCCAACTCCTCATCCATCGCGAGGAGGCCAGCATTCGAAAGTCGCGCTCGCACCAAAACCGATTCACTGAA ACATCGCCAGCACTCCTCAGTCTTTGGCAACTCCCACAATTCCGAATCGGCAGAATTTCAATCCATCATCGAACGAATGGCCAGTATGGGACCCAATTCGCAGCTGAGCAAGGGTGCAGATGAAAATCTTTTGCT AGCCGACTATGTCACTTGGAATGGACCCAACACAAAGCTGCTCCAAAAGCAGGCCACCCAAGGACCAGACGCCAGTCTCTTGGCAGATCGGAGCTACAAGCCCAGGGGCGGAAATTCGGATCTCTGCAAAGGAGCCCAGTCCGGATTAGCCAAGGGCAGCATCTACGCCCAAGGCAGCAACAAGAGCCCCAACATCAAGTGCAACTAG
- the LOC128258167 gene encoding uncharacterized protein LOC128258167 isoform X5, whose translation MSESGGYQKMPPGWDCKYDQTTGNCYYINYLTKAMQLEDPRGRSYRQLQNERCSTESIALQQLVNQPPQTSHNSSPYHVHPSNNLTAIRAFQERQQPTLHNVSTSPLLSASSRGHLEMSSPLPFQRARLGPNLSRRSTIQETSFTTQAETDAVVTKIQNMFPTAGENHIRLLLKRYMKNIFPKADEELLLDILANADNNVQFASEKLISLGYTKREMQQPHRPNNRPPDLNQDQQAAGDQGTVHIPLRPKEYTEEEKTKMQSLLKEKYPQIAERIILMALESVSYAEDRATQILQIVQDEDEQRAHKQTASNPKHLELTKTTGTEQVDGVAGDRHRQHSSVFGNSHNSESAEFQSIIERMASMGPNSQLSKGADENLLLADYVTWNGPNTKLLQKQATQGPDASLLADRSYKPRGGNSDLCKGAQSGLAKGSIYAQGSNKSPNIKCN comes from the exons ATGAGCGAGTCCGGTGGCTATCAGAAAATGCCGCCCGGCTGGGACTGCAAATACGATCAGACAACTGGAAATTG CTATTACATAAACTATCTGACGAAGGCCATGCAGCTGGAGGATCCGCGCGGACGCAGTTACAGGCAGCTGCAGAACGAGCGCTGCTCCACGGAGTCGATAGCCTTGCAG CAGTTAGTCAATCAGCCGCCGCAGACGTCGCACAACAGCTCGCCGTACCACGTCCATCCCAGCAACAACTTGACCGCGATTCGGGCCTTCCAAGAGCGCCAGCAGCCCACGCTGCACAACGTCTCGACCAGTCCACTATTGTCGGCCTCCTCCAGGGGACACTTG GAAATGTCTTCACCCCTACCCTTTCAACGAGCTCGCCTGGGTCCGAATCTCTCGCGGCGCTCCACCATCCAGGAGACCTCGTTCACCACCCAAGCGGAAACGGATGCGGTGGTGACCAAGATCCAGAACATGTTCCCCACCGCTGGCGAGAATCATATACGCCTGCTGCTCAAACG ATACATGAAGAACATATTTCCCAAGGCGGATGAGGAGCTGCTCCTGGACATCCTGGCCAATGCGGACAACAATGTGCAGTTTGCCTCGGAGAAGTTGATTTCCTTGGGCTACACAAAGCGGGAGATGCAGCAGCCACATAGACCGAACAATCGTCCGCCGGACTTGAATCAAGATCAGCAGGCAGCCGGAGATCAGGGCACTGTTCACATTCCGCTGAGGCCCAAGGAGTACACTGAGGAGGAGAAGACCAAAA TGCAATCTCTGCTCAAGGAGAAGTATCCACAAATTGCCGAGCGCATAATACTGATGGCCTTGGAGTCGGTGAGCTATGCCGAGGATCGGGCCACCCAGATCCTGCAGATAGTGCAGGACGAGGATGAGCAGAGGGCCCACAAGCAGACCGCTTCGAATCCCAAACACCTGGAGCTGACCAAGACCACGGGAACCGAACAGGTGGATGGCGTCGCCGGAGACAG ACATCGCCAGCACTCCTCAGTCTTTGGCAACTCCCACAATTCCGAATCGGCAGAATTTCAATCCATCATCGAACGAATGGCCAGTATGGGACCCAATTCGCAGCTGAGCAAGGGTGCAGATGAAAATCTTTTGCT AGCCGACTATGTCACTTGGAATGGACCCAACACAAAGCTGCTCCAAAAGCAGGCCACCCAAGGACCAGACGCCAGTCTCTTGGCAGATCGGAGCTACAAGCCCAGGGGCGGAAATTCGGATCTCTGCAAAGGAGCCCAGTCCGGATTAGCCAAGGGCAGCATCTACGCCCAAGGCAGCAACAAGAGCCCCAACATCAAGTGCAACTAG